DNA sequence from the Halorussus limi genome:
CGAAGTCTCGGAGTACGGCATCGACGTGGTGCTGGTCGAACCCGGCCCCGTCGACACGGCCTTCACCGAGCGCGCGAGCGACGAAATCGAGGGGTTAGAGCGGTCGGACGCCTACGAGACGCTCTACTCGATTCTGGACGACACCGAGGCCGTCGGCGGTAGCGGTCCCGGCGCGGTCCACCCTCGCGAAGTCGCCGAGGCGATTCTCGACGCCGCGAACCTCTCGGACCCCGCGGACCGCTACCCGGTCGGACAGGTGGCGAAGGTGGCGATGCTCGGGCGGTTCGTGCCCGCGAAACTGCGCGACAAGTTCTACCGAATCGCGCTCTCGCTCGTGGCGAAGAATCCGCTCGGGGACTGAGTCCTGCTCGGCCGCCCGGCGCGCGAGCGCCGCGGCCGCGAGCGGGCCGACCGGGACCTAACTGAAGTATGTAATAATTCGAAGCTCGGCCCGGAGTCACTCCAGGCAACTCGCCACGAGCGCCAGCATGCGCTCGCCGCGAACCTCGTCGGCGAGCAGCGGCACGCGCTTCACGTCGTGGCCGCGGAAGACCTCCTGCGCCTCTGCGAGCGCGTCCTGTTGGACCTCCCACCGGCGCTGACAGAACTCGCAGGTGTCGAGGTTCGGCGAGACGAACGCTTCCGTGTCGGTACCTCCACCGCCCGCCACGGCGGTCAGGTCCTCCATCACCTTGTTGACCACCACGGTACCGACCGGGACGCCGAACTCCGAGAGTTGGCCGAGCAGGCGCTTGGACTCGAAGACGCTCATCTCCTCGGGCACCATCACGACCCGGAAGTCGGTCTGGCTCGGGTCCCGGAGCGTCGAGCGGAGGCGCTCGATGCGCTGGCTCAGTTCTTCGAGGTCGTCCAACCCCTGCTCGGGGTCGGCGTCGTCGCCGCCGAACATGCCCTTCATCCCCTCCATCATGCCCTCGAACTTCTGCTTGAGTTTCATGATTCGGCCGACCATCGTGTCCATGAGTTCCGGCAGTTCGAGCAGGCGGAGGGTGTGGCCGGTCGGCGCGGTGTCCACGACCACGCGCTCGAACCGCGCGTCGTCCATGAACTCCAAGAGCTTCTGCATCGCGGCGGCCTCGTCCGCGCCCGGCATCGGCCCGCCGAGCATCGCGTCCATCGGATTGTCGCCCCCGAGCATCCCCGCGAGGCCGCCCATCGGTCCGGCGGCGTCGCCGCCCGTCGCACCCGCGTCCGGGTCTCCGACGCCCGTGGCGTCGGCACCGTCCCCGCCGCCCGTGCCGCCCGCGACCCCGCCGAACATCGCCTCGCCGGCCTCCATCGCGGCGTCGGGGTCGATTTCGGCGGCGTAGAGCGGCACGTCCTCCCGGATGCGCTCGGGGTCGGCCGGGATATCGGTCCCGAAGGTGTCCGACAGCGAGTGGGCTGGGTCGGTGGAGACGACCAGCGTCGAGGTGCCGTCGCGGGCGCTCGCCAGACCCGTCGCGGCCGCCATCGTGGTCTTGCCGACGCCGCCTTTCCCACCGTAGAGGACGTACTCGGGCGCGTCCACACCCTTCGGCAGGTCGGTCTCGTCGATGTGTTCGACCGGTTCGACGTCGAGTTGGCTCATTGTCGGAGGGTTGTCCGCCCGGACTTGTGTACTCGTCGGTCCTTCGCGTTACGAGGGTCGAATCGCGAGAGGATTCGGGTATTCGTCCTCGGCCTGCCGTGGCCTCAATCGCCGCGGAGCGCCGACACGTCCCGCCGAGAGGCCTCCAGCACCTCGCCGGGAGTCAGTTCGGTCTCGCGCCACGCCGGAAGCCGCCGGTCGGCCTCCGGCGGGACGATGGCCTCGGCGTAGATGTCCACCTGCTCGCGCTCCTCGCCCCGGTCGTAGTCGAGACCGTTGAACCCCGCGTCGGCCGCGTACTGCTCGACGAACTCCTCGGCGGTCTCCCGGTAGCGGTCGGCCAGCGAGTCGTACTCGGGCGTCACGCCGTGGGACTCGACCGCTCGGAGGAGCGCGAGACCGACGTGACGGCTCATGTCCGAGAGACCGGTCGGTCCCGACACCGCCCGGTGGTCGTGTTCGTAGCGGCCGAGGTCCACCTGTGCGGTGCCGGAGAACCCCGCGTGAGCGAACGC
Encoded proteins:
- a CDS encoding ArsA family ATPase; this translates as MSQLDVEPVEHIDETDLPKGVDAPEYVLYGGKGGVGKTTMAAATGLASARDGTSTLVVSTDPAHSLSDTFGTDIPADPERIREDVPLYAAEIDPDAAMEAGEAMFGGVAGGTGGGDGADATGVGDPDAGATGGDAAGPMGGLAGMLGGDNPMDAMLGGPMPGADEAAAMQKLLEFMDDARFERVVVDTAPTGHTLRLLELPELMDTMVGRIMKLKQKFEGMMEGMKGMFGGDDADPEQGLDDLEELSQRIERLRSTLRDPSQTDFRVVMVPEEMSVFESKRLLGQLSEFGVPVGTVVVNKVMEDLTAVAGGGGTDTEAFVSPNLDTCEFCQRRWEVQQDALAEAQEVFRGHDVKRVPLLADEVRGERMLALVASCLE